The following DNA comes from Triplophysa dalaica isolate WHDGS20190420 chromosome 5, ASM1584641v1, whole genome shotgun sequence.
CAGACCTTGATAATAAGTAAATCGCtcataaaacaatgtttctgtgatgtttgttttcccTATTTTTACATCTCCCAGTAAACCATGAATAAATCGGACAACATTTGctacttttgtttttggtaaataaaatgaatgtcggagagaaaacaagctgaatgaatgaatgaatggcaTTTTGTGAAAAAGGCGTATCGACTGGATGTGTTGAAACTGATATATTGATATTGAATTGAATGCTATTTACTAttaacgctgcaatatttcatgaaaaaaataagaattgtcatttttaatttcaccgGGACTTAAATCAAAACTTTGTGAAAGGGCATAATAGGGCCTCTTTAATGAAAAAGAGGATTGTATGCAGACtttgtttgaattattatttcatattaaattGAACTGCCTACAGCCCCTACTGATAAATGTAATCTCTGCACACTGGCATGTTGTCATACTGAAGGAGCATTCTGACCTACCATAATTTATTACCCACAGCTTCCTTAATGGGTACATTGTACATTACCTATTACATCTATTTTCGTCTGTAACAACTTTACAGTGATATTATTGTGAAGAACAGTACTATCTACTGTACAGTCATAACTACTGTTGTAATTTGCTAGGAGCCAACatgtgcatatttaaaaaatacagaaatatcaTAAAAAACTACTAACTATTTTAAGGGTTTACAGTGGTAACCATGGTAATTTTTGTAAGGGAGGGGGCGGAACTGtgtaaaaatgttgataatttATATCTTCCAACGGGAGTGTTAGAGACAGACACCAAACATGGCGGCGCTCGGCAGCCGTGTAAATCGCCAAGAAAACggcgaaaaacaaaacaaatctccCCTCGTATCACCTTTGAAAGTACGAGAACTTCTCAACGAAGGGGTCGCCTCAGAAGACAGCGTGTTAAACTGGTAAGAGTTTTAATCTAGCTAAGAGAAGTCGTAAAGAAGTCAGTGTGTGCGTTAGGTAAGGCAGGGGCGGTGAACAATCCAGTCGGCGGATACATTTACTAGAAGCTAATGAACGATTAGCACGTATTTGTGGCGTAACGTTAATGGATCCATCCATAAAAACCGCTTGAACAGATTACAATCACTCAAATAGCTCATTTAAATGCATCGTAGATTAcgtcatttctttgtaaaacacCATTGATCTTTTGCATGCATGCGCCTCACATTGACCTCATCTACCACCCATATGATCCACGTTTTGACTGATATAATGAATTTGTGTCGTATGTATATTGTGCTGTAAGGTACAATAGAAGCGTGTTATTTCACGTGCATTCCATTCATGTCTAAAAATGGATTTATGTTGTCAGTCCTGATTGAGTTTTACATTCCTTCCCATATCTCAGTTCACAGCAGGATCCAAGCACATTGTCTCCAAATGGCCTTGGCAATTTTCCTTGTGAGGCAGCGAACAAGGAATCATTTTTCATGAGAGTGGAGTCATTCTCAATATCCTTTTATTATTCTTAACAGATGATTTTGCTTTGAAAATGCACAGGGCAATGTCTAAAGATGGATTTTAATCTAGATCTCAATTTGGTAAACATGAATCCTGAACATTTGGACTTGTGTCTCAGGTTATTTTAAGATGTGTAATAAAGTGTTCGGTTTATGAAGCATCTCTACCAGAGATGAAATAAATGACTGAAATCCCTAACAGAAATCGATTGCTGTTTgttgattgttttaaatgtacatgtccTTAACAAGAGCACTGTCTTAAATGGGCTGGGAAGCCCCGTGTACTCTCTCCAATGAGATGTGCGCGATACGGCTGGATCAATGTAGACTGCGATATGTTAAAGTGTTGTAGTTGCCAGGCTTTTCTCTGTGCAAGCATTCAGCCAACACTGGACTTCCAGAAATGTGAGTTTTACCCCTTCACGCCACGTTTTGGTTCCGATCTACTATCATATCCAGTTAACTCAATAATTTGTTTACTCTTCAGACAAGGGACGGATTTCGGAGTTGCTAGAGCAACTTAAGACACAACATGAGAAATTCTGTTCTTGGCCAGATTTTCCATGTCCAGGTGAGGTTCACCATCACTTTAATGACTGCAATTGTTCTCTTTGTCGCGCTTTTTTGTCAGacataatcattttgtttcctttttttgtaGATCGGTTTTGGGTGGTTCCTATTAATGAACCTACAGTTCTGCTTGGTGCCTTTCTAGAACGTTTTAAGAGTGCTTGTCTTCTGGAACAGCAGCTGCCTGCTATGAAGCCAGAGCGGCTCAAATCTATGGTATGATGCGTGTCCTCAtgccttaaaatgcaagaatcATTCACTTTATAATTAACTTTAACCCTCGTGTCTTAGTTTTGTGGCTCAATCTGAATGTTTCTCTTTCCCAGACATTGACTGAAGATGTCATAAGTGTCCTTCTGCAGCTGATTGAAGATGAACAGATGAAGCAGGGAGATTCTCCCTCTAAAGTCTCATCAGACATGCTGTCTATACAGGTGGCAGCATGCATTGTATCTCTTTGTGGTTGGGCGGCCAGGTAAAGATCCAAACGATGATCTTTGACTTTGGTATTTTCTAGTGTGTTGTTTTTTGCGTCAAAAAACTTCTCTCTGTATTCCTGTACAGCCCAGCACTAAACGCTATGAACCTGCCTATCCTCACCTGTTCATATTGCATGAGAAAGGTTGGACTGTGGAACTTCTTTCAAATGGAGTGTGTTTCCGGAGAGGGTGAAAACCCACCGCAGTCTCCGACATTTGCCGCTACTTCCACTCCATCTCAAAGCATATGTGGGGATAGGGGGGCACCCACCTCACCATCTCAATCCCCCACGCCATGTCGCATGAAGCTGCGTAGTCAAGATTCTTTGCGGTCTGAGCAGGTTAGCTTTACCTGCATTTATCTTACTTCATATGCTTGATCAATGACTTTGTAATCTTACTTAATGTGCTTGATCAATGGgtttatatattatactgtatattcttgCGTATGTTTCAGACACATTTTAAGTAAATCATTTTAAGTAACAACAAGTTATCATAAGGTAAATAATATGAGTTAATGTATGTTTGtcctttttgtttatattgactTTTGGCATGGTTTGTTTTGGGTTGTGCTTTTGAATATAGATGGAGAACACCTCATCCCCACTGTTTCCTCGTACCAGAACAAGAGAGTCACCTATCCCGCACGatgagctacccagtccggtacCCAGGGGCAAGAGACCCATGACCCGCAGAAGGGGTCAGGGGGACAGCATGATGGTAGATGTGCCTTCTAGCCCACAGAGGAAATCAAAACGACCGCGCCTCTCCTCTGCCAGTGGCCCAGTAAGGACAACCCGTGTTGAAAATCATACTTTAGCGGTATTGAGAAGTTGAGGATTGCTCTTGGAAATGGACTGTgataaaaaagattaaaggcatttttgtgtttcagaCTGGGTAAAGTAATCTGGTGGTGAGAGACTTTTTTGTGAAgtcatcacaaaaaaatataatgtttgctCTATGCATCTGTTTGGTCTTGTTTGTGTAGCATAACTGAACAAATGCTACTAAATTTAAACACCTCAatgatatttttgttgttgtggtaTTGTAGGAAGGGTTCATGCTCAGGAATGCATTTGACCCAGTAGCCCAGCACAGAGACTGGTGTCCTTGGGTGAGTGTGGAACAGGACCAGGGATCTCCAGATGGCTCTGTCTTGGTTGGATCTGATGCAGAACTTCCTCAACCTGGTTGGAAAGCAGCACTGACCCTCTTCTTATCCATGAAAAGGAGCATCAGCCCAATAGGAACCAGTCCATCTCAGGTGAAcctaatacaattttataaagACTGTTCGAAAGACTTAATATGTTGTACTGATTTTTTATAGTTTCGAATTCTAACTGGTTTATTTCCCCCCAGGGTCCACATGACAAATCGAAAAGAGTGTTCTCCATATTCCGACAATGGCAGGTCTCCTCCCCACCCCAGTAGTTGTTTTATTTGGAAGGAGGACTGGGACGCTCTTGTGATAATAATGGAACACTGTCCTTGGTAATGATGACAGGCATTTCTTTTAAGAGTGTTTCTATACATGTGAGTCTTGTTTacagtttttggtttggttgTGAAAGGGACAGCAAATCTATACCGATCAAGAGATCTGTGCGAACAGAACTTGTTTAGTAGCACAAAAGACTGCCAGAGTTCTTCTGAGAAGTTGTAACCTTATAACACTGTTTGGCCTGACCATTTGGTGGTATCAATACACTTTATACCACAGTTGGCCTGCTGTCATCAAAAGACGAGCTGCAGACTTTAAGGGGACTGCCAGATAGTCCTCCCCTCTTCTGGACCGGCTTTATAGGGTCAGATCTAGCCTAAGTTTAGATACGCTTTAGTGAACTCCTCGATTTACACTGGACGACATGTTAGTTGTATCATCCCTGGACATTTTTTTGGATTTTAgtttagcaaaacatttttaattccagtgagtgtgggtttttgtttgcattgttCAAACGTGTACAGTGACTTACATAAATGTGAATGGAACaaacaagattttatttttctcccttgtttttaatatttccaCACCGTCTTCTATCCAAATGCTGTCTTATATAGATGTGCCATAATTTGAAGGGTAATGCAAATGGTTTTGGTTTGATTGTCTTCCATTTTTTGCTTCTTGTAGTCTCCTCCATAATGCATGTAAATCTGAGTGCATCGCTTTATTACAAAGTGtaataaacatatttctttCGCGGGTTTTCACAGTGTAgttctcttgtcattttgtgtttgaaagGGAATCGTTAAAATCTGTAATAGGAACTTGTTAGTACAcgtataaagcattttttctctAGGAAAATGGTGAAGAGAGGCCATTTCAGAACAGTTTGATAGCTACAATTTCCCCTAGAAACttgaaaacacttaaaaaaacatatacaaagGAAAAGACATCTAACCACTAATACAGAAATATAAGAGTCCAGCAAcccaaacaacttttttttagcTGAATGGTCACAAAAGACGAAAAGGATAAAAAGGTTAGGGTTATTTTAAGGACTACAAAGTTGAGTCGTCCGCTGTTTATGACGTGACCGAAAACACCGCATAGAAGGAGGGGGGACACCTTTCGGCGCGTTCACATGACGTCACCCGCGGAGGGATAGATATCTGCGAGAGAGAGCTGTTCGGGCAGAGGACTACCAGTACTATCCGCAGCGGACAGAAAGTGGAGAGCGAAAAATAACTCAAGGACCGACAGCCTGCCGTATGCCAATGttcaaaaatatacagtttCGATAGAGGCCAAGGGATCAAGAATCAGACGCAGAAGATTTTAGCTTTGGTCATCTGAAAGAGGAGATAAAGATGTCGTCTCCAAGTCCGGGAAAAAGACGAATGGACACAGACGTGGTGAAACTGtatcctttaaaatataaacaacacaaatactGTAAAGCTGTAGCTAACAAATACCTCCAGTATTCATGACAATCGTCCGAAAACATATCTCATGCTGTCTTTAAACCGTCCTGCGTGTTCGCGTGATATGAAAAACAGTTGTCAAAGCCATTAAAACCGTTTACTGGATGGTGATCAGCTTTTGacaacaaaagtgttttgatgGTTGTCAGTGCGGCCAGCAACAAAGCCAAGAATTGCAGTCGTTCGTTTCTCAAATAACACAATTTGCAGACTAAAgctaaaaatatgctttttctCGATCACATTTGTACGTTGTCCGTGTTCAAAGGCAGAAATGTTGAGGATTATTTATAGCAGATGTATTGCTCTGTGTCCTCTGTGTGTTTTCTTCGTCGCTTTGCTCTTATTTACTGGTGTCAAAGCCACATTAAGACTTGACATCCGCTGGATTCAACTGCTTATTTGTACACATAACATTCAGATATctgtatttatataacatttgacTAAATGAGACGTGTTTTCGATTTATATAGTGAATGTTGCTGTTAATGCATTTGGCCTGCTAGCGAGTTAGCACAACCAATATGACagccatttatttatttatatttgattgtttttgttcCCGTACAATTGTCCAAATAGACATCTAAAGGTCTGTCTTTGTCTGTTAGCGCggatatatttatacaaaatggagaaaaaaacatgatccGCGTGGACAGTTTGTTGATGTAAATAACAGTAAAGACGACGGTAGGTTTAATCCAGCAAAGCACTTGACATAATAACACGTCAGAAATGAGACAAACTTCACATTTAGTGTCACTGCATAACCCTTAAATGGGATGAAATGACGTTtgtattcatgtttttctcCCGAGAATCCATCTTGTTTTTCTGGCTTTTGTTATTGTTGAATGTTCTCGTTTGGGGTTAAACGTGTTGACAGGCAATTATTTCTCTCTCcagtttctctctttttctgattttaaaggtttttttacGCGAGGAGGGGGAAGTTGTGTTGTTGATACAGTCGTTGGGGTGTGGATGTTGACTCGGTGTCACAACCATCCATAAGAATCTCTTAAGTTTACATGTCATGACACACAACAAAAGTTTTGTTGAGTTGTGTTGATCGCAAACTTAAGCTGCTGCAGGGTCAAACATCGATTGTAAACGTGTACCCAAACATTCGTATGTGTTTTGGCTGTGCTGTCATTTTgtttctagttttttttttgtgagtctTAAAACATCtaactcatgtttttttaaactgtgaacTCGCGTTTTTCACGTTTGGTTGATCATTTATGAAGGGCTGCAGTGTCGTGCTATGTTAAACTTAAATAATTTGCTGTTAAGATTTTTAAAGTTTCGTGTTTCACATGGTTTGCACTTAACTTGTTGATACGAATAGTTCATGTCGATTAATTGTAATTTTAGGCAGGGTTATGAAGCGTATATTTAAAAGGCCAGTGTGAAACTACTTTGTAAATCATGAAAGACTTAGGGAATGTctcgttttgtttttgtcttcagCAGTAGGAACTTGCTTTTTGATTGGACCGTCTGTTACTACCCGGAAAATGCAAGTGGGCGGGACTAAACAGATGAATGACAGTTATTCTTACTTGAAGATCAGGATCTGGGCTGGGGGGTGAAAGGGGAAAATATTTAATCACTTAAAACAGCTGAAGATAGAGGCACATATTTTACAGCACACAAGCAGGTGTAACCAGTTAGGCCTAAAATGTTCCTCCTTTCAGATTAGTTAGGCGGAGAAATTCAGACATGTACACAAAGATTAAAACTGTAATGATGTAATTTTGGCCTCCTGTATAATTATTTTGGATGCCCACAAACCTTTTACTAGGAAAACATGGGCACAGTAATTGCCTGGACCAGATACTAAATTAAATTTGACCTTCTTTGGATGTTGGAGTAGAATAGGAGCCATTTATAGGTAAATGTAAACACTTGTGGTGCTGAAAACATCGCGCTGTTTGCCTGAGCATCTGAGCGCCTTTAAATCAGTTTAactaaagacatttgtttttacatgtgtttctgtttgaaaactgcattattttGGGTCTTTCGTTCCGTGATGCTATTGGCACAGAAATGTTACTTTACCTTTAAAGTGATTTTTGCCTCTAGATAGTGTTTGGAacttaaaatacatatatattttaaagcgGGTGAAAAATCAAACAACGGCAGACTGACATTTCAGAAGGACTTGTACCTGACGGCTcgaaatataaatcattatcatACATTTATGTTCTTGCTctattacacatttttgtttattacatttataaaaactgaCGAGTTGCAGCTTTAAAGAAGTTTAATCATGCGAAGATTTGTTGATAGTCCAGAACAGGAATGGCACGTCTTTGGTGGGTTAACTAGTAAATTTCTCCCATTGTTTAGAGCTTTTGCAAAACACATGCAAAGAAGCCCACCCTCCCCCAAAATGTGCCGTACCAGCCATGAGAAAACTCCACTTCCTTATCCCCTTATGTGGAGACCGACAGGCGTGTGACAACTGGGAATAGGTTTCCAAAGTTCCTAGTGCTTGGGGCAAGTGTTTGCAACTGCGTGGAAGTCCTGCTGCATGTGATCTAAGCATCATTGTGTTTAAAGCGCATCGGTTTGGTGAGTCACTGCTGCATTCTCCCTTTGACCTCTATATGAAACCAAAACCTGAAATTCATACCTCCTTATAAAGGACAGGAATGGCAGGAGGACCAGTTAGGCAGTATCGTTCCGATGATCAAACACAGCGATCATCCACGCGCTGTAATTTTGTTCAGGCACCACAGAGCTGCAAATCTGGAGCATGCTCAACTGGGATTTCGCGAAATAAATGTCAGAATGACCTCGCCGTGGCGAGCTCCCTTAAGCACTTCCTaagcttgagagagagagagagagagatatgatGACCCATCGTTGACATCACCAGATACTTCTGAAACATGTTCAAACAGGTCAGAGCTGGCTGTTCCCATGCAACAGCATGGAATCGCATATTGTAAATATGTTGCGTAACATCTGTTGCACTTCTCATTTGGCCTGTCATCTGTTCTTTGTAGGATGTAGGTCTTGTGAATTAATTTATCCGAAACTCCTGATTTAATCAGTATAGACTGAGCTCTGCTGGATCTTatcgtgttttttttctctcgcATTGCCAAACCTTGATCTGATTATCTAGATCAAATGTAACAAAAGAGCTCATTTTATACTGATTTCATTGGCTTTAATAGTTAACAAGGTCAATTTACCGTGCGAGTGTAATGATTTATACTCATGAAATCTTTAGCAATCGGTCAGGTGTACCATTTCACTGAGCACCCAAAGGTTTGGCTAATCTTGTTTGCAATGTGTTTCACAATTTTTGCAGAGTTAAAGATCTTGCGGCTGAAGCAGACAGctttattgttatgttttcatGCTTACAGTGATGTGTCTGTACCATTCCCATTTTCGATGGTGGTCTTCACTCACATTAAAAGTCgtgagttgttctaaatctgtatttaGACAGATACAGtaaatttatttacttatttatttagtatatttctttgttctgatgaacacagagaaggatatttg
Coding sequences within:
- the zc3hc1 gene encoding nuclear-interacting partner of ALK — translated: MAALGSRVNRQENGEKQNKSPLVSPLKVRELLNEGVASEDSVLNCSQQDPSTLSPNGLGNFPCEAANKESFFMRVESFSCLKWAGKPRVLSPMRCARYGWINVDCDMLKCCSCQAFLCASIQPTLDFQKYKGRISELLEQLKTQHEKFCSWPDFPCPDRFWVVPINEPTVLLGAFLERFKSACLLEQQLPAMKPERLKSMTLTEDVISVLLQLIEDEQMKQGDSPSKVSSDMLSIQVAACIVSLCGWAASPALNAMNLPILTCSYCMRKVGLWNFFQMECVSGEGENPPQSPTFAATSTPSQSICGDRGAPTSPSQSPTPCRMKLRSQDSLRSEQMENTSSPLFPRTRTRESPIPHDELPSPVPRGKRPMTRRRGQGDSMMVDVPSSPQRKSKRPRLSSASGPEGFMLRNAFDPVAQHRDWCPWVSVEQDQGSPDGSVLVGSDAELPQPGWKAALTLFLSMKRSISPIGTSPSQGPHDKSKRVFSIFRQWQVSSPPQ